One part of the Pelodiscus sinensis isolate JC-2024 chromosome 16, ASM4963464v1, whole genome shotgun sequence genome encodes these proteins:
- the MSS51 gene encoding putative protein MSS51 homolog, mitochondrial, whose amino-acid sequence MAHRNKGATPKPSHSKKPVEEPAIPGPNIDSLGFQAVDSNVPGLSQVILKKLNMKSYDEYKSAMDGKKLGMDFGIRTYFDMFQKMEDTFKFCAECKKLPDALPDPRSLRRCKRCQNVYYCSSECQRANWPVHKKLCKKLKLVALDRLVEWLVFTGDIPFPTVTWTKRIQEVKSWEDWFSMQEQLEEKLSSILTGRYMNILWANVQKPKPEEGELLESVKRLVTDFQSRPMTIALALHAFSLDLYAKPVTVHVVGASHMETLNARVTDYDELTRVFPGHQGIEVVMVGVDVVDGPIMRPPLRAFGPRGRVYLSCYKASYPDFWESQVETQQAARPDLVVGFHPGLHACLELMEAWLPTLLLLRDYTIPTLFTVYTEQELKHSLKILTELETQITGYGANPFASRKPEQVYSNPNKAPVHGSSYYIRCHGLAATPGEPDVGGLQGAEDRGE is encoded by the exons ATGGCCCACAGAAACAAGGGCGCGACTCCCAAGCCCAGCCACTCCAAGAAGCCAGTGGAGGAGCCAGCAATCCCAGGCCCCAACATTGACTCCCTGGGCTTCCAGGCGGTGGATAGCAACGTCCCTGGTCTGTCGCAGGTCATCCTGAAGAAGCTCAACATGAAGAGCTATGACGAATACAA GTCTGCCATGGATGGGAAGAAGCTGGGGATGGATTTCGGGATCCGGACTTATTTTGACATGTTTCAAAAAATGGAGGACACTTTCAAATTCTGTGCCGAGTGCAAGAAACTCCCCGATGCCCTCCCTGACCCCAGGAGCCTCCGGCGCTGCAAAAG GTGCCAGAACGTGTATTACTGCAGCTCAGAGTGCCAGCGGGCCAACTGGCCTGTGCACAAGAAGCTGTGCAAGAAGCTGAAGTTGGTTGCTCTGGACCGGCTGGTGGAATGGCTTGTCTTCACGG GCGACATCCCGTTCCCTACGGTGACCTGGACAAAGCGCATACAGGAGGTGAAAAGCTGGGAGGACTGGTTCTCCATGCAGGAGCAGCTGGAAGAAAAGCTGAGCTCTATACTGACCGGGCGTTATATGAACATCCTCTGGGCCAACGTGCAGAAGCCAAAGCCAGAGGAGGGAGAGCTGCTGGAGTCCGTCAAACGGCTGGTCACAGACTTCCAGTCCCGGCCGATGACCATTGCCTTGGCACTGCATGCGTTCAGCCTCGACCTCTATGCCAAGCCTGTCACGGTGCACGTCGTGGGGGCTTCCCACATGGAGACCCTCAACGCCCGGGTGACGGATTACGATGAGCTGACGCGGGTGTTTCCTGGGCACCAGGGCATCGAGGTGGTCATGGTGGGAGTGGATGTGGTAGACGGACCCATCATGAGGCCCCCGCTGCGAGCGTTCGGGCCCAGGGGAAGAGTCTATCTCAGCTGCTACAAGGCCTCTTATCCCGACTTCTGGGAGTCCCAGGTGGAGACTCAGCAAGCTGCCCGCCCAGACCTCGTGGTGGGCTTCCATCCAG GATTACACGCCTGCCTGGAGCTGATGGAAGCCtggctccccacgctgctgctgctgcgggacTACACCATCCCCACCCTCTTCACCGTGTACAC CGAGCAGGAGCTGAAGCACTCCCTGAAAATCCTGACGGAGCTGGAGACCCAGATCACAGGCTACGGAGCTAATCCCTTCGCTTCCCGCAAGCCGGAGCAGGTCTATTCCAACCCCAACAAGGCGCCCGTCCATGGCAGCTCCTACTACATCCGGTGCCACGGGCTGGCTGCCACCCCGGGCGAGCCAGAcgtgggggggctgcaaggagctgAGGACAGAGGGGAGTAG